The following proteins are co-located in the Streptomyces bottropensis ATCC 25435 genome:
- a CDS encoding DUF6158 family protein: MTGVHPDQLDDQQLMKELESIHRTRHDTLLHGSTEALRTHNERMAQLEGEYLRRHPRRPVVSGRTRDGARDRGPAAP; encoded by the coding sequence ATGACCGGAGTGCACCCGGACCAGCTGGACGACCAGCAGCTGATGAAGGAGCTGGAGTCGATCCACCGCACGCGTCACGACACGCTCCTGCACGGTTCGACCGAGGCGCTGCGCACCCACAACGAACGGATGGCGCAACTGGAGGGCGAGTACCTGCGCCGCCACCCGCGCCGGCCGGTCGTCTCGGGCCGCACCCGCGACGGCGCGCGGGATCGGGGACCGGCGGCGCCATGA
- a CDS encoding TIGR03086 family metal-binding protein, with product MKPDATARALLARHAQAQDLFGARVRAVREDQWDAATPCAEWSVRDLVNHLVSEQLWVPSLVRDGCMIEEVGDTFEGDLLGPDPAASWDTAARSAREAFTAPGALDRTVHLSYGDTPAVAYCGQMVADLVVHTWDLSRATGADERLPDALVSFATDEITPYAGELEKTGLFEAAVAPPAGADAQTRLLCLLGRRP from the coding sequence GTGAAACCCGACGCGACCGCGCGTGCGCTGCTGGCCCGGCACGCGCAGGCGCAGGACCTGTTCGGCGCGCGCGTCCGCGCCGTGCGCGAGGACCAGTGGGACGCGGCTACGCCCTGCGCCGAGTGGTCGGTCCGTGACCTCGTCAACCATCTCGTCTCGGAGCAGCTGTGGGTGCCGTCGCTGGTGCGGGACGGCTGCATGATCGAGGAGGTCGGCGACACCTTCGAGGGAGACCTGCTGGGGCCCGACCCGGCGGCCTCCTGGGACACGGCCGCGCGTTCCGCGCGGGAGGCGTTCACCGCGCCCGGCGCGCTCGACCGGACGGTCCACCTGTCCTACGGGGACACGCCGGCGGTCGCCTATTGCGGACAGATGGTCGCCGATCTCGTCGTGCACACGTGGGATCTCTCGCGGGCGACCGGGGCCGACGAGCGTCTGCCCGACGCGCTGGTGTCGTTCGCCACGGACGAGATCACGCCGTACGCGGGGGAGCTGGAGAAGACCGGGCTGTTCGAGGCCGCGGTGGCACCGCCGGCGGGGGCCGACGCGCAGACCAGGCTGCTGTGTCTGCTCGGGCGCAGGCCGTAG
- a CDS encoding catalase, producing MTSPMDRKREQREAAHPDDPASGPLTTDQGVAVDHTDDSLTVGERGPTLMEDFHFREKLTHFDHERIPERVVHARGAGAYGYFEPYESCAEFTRAAFLQDPSVRTPVFVRFSTVQGPRGSADTVRDVRGFATKFYTSEGNYDLVGNNFPVFFIQDGIKFPDFVHAVKPEPHNDIPTGASAHDTLWDFVSLQPETLHAIMWLMSDRAIPRSYRMMQGFGVHTFRFVTADGRGTFVKFHWKPKLGTHSLVWDEAQECQGRDPDFNRRDLWDAIEAGEYPEWELGVQLVPEEDEFAFDFDLLDATKLIPEEQVPVRPIGRMVLDRNPENFFAETEQVAFHTANVVPGIDFTNDPLLQARNFSYLDTQLIRLGGPNFSQLPVNRPVAPVRTNHRDGYHQSAVHGGTNYFPNSLGGGCPAHAGGDPHAYRHHAERVDGAKIRRRSESFKDHHSQPALFWNSMAPWEQEHIVAAFRFELGKVGALTVRARTVEQLAKVDPRLAAEVAKGIGVPTPTDTEPPAYKLTSPALSLESQRGPGSLRTRRIAVLVADGVDAEQVTGVREALAAEGAVVEALAAEDGTVRGADGAEYTVDRALPTMASVLYDAVLLPGGPVATPPSAADPDAMRFVRDAYRHGKPIGALGSGVGVVAALRPEGIRLSSEFHHVVADRGVVTDTAQGRVGDEFTREFLAAIAAHRHRGRPPARC from the coding sequence ATGACCTCACCCATGGACCGCAAGCGGGAACAGCGCGAGGCCGCCCACCCGGACGACCCGGCGTCGGGGCCTCTCACCACCGACCAGGGGGTGGCCGTCGACCACACCGACGACTCCCTGACCGTCGGCGAGCGCGGGCCGACCCTGATGGAGGACTTCCATTTCCGGGAGAAGCTCACCCACTTCGACCACGAGCGGATCCCGGAGCGGGTGGTCCACGCCCGGGGCGCGGGCGCCTACGGGTACTTCGAACCGTACGAGTCCTGCGCGGAGTTCACCCGTGCCGCGTTCCTCCAGGACCCCTCGGTCCGCACCCCGGTCTTCGTACGGTTCTCGACCGTGCAGGGGCCGCGCGGCTCGGCCGACACCGTGCGGGACGTGCGCGGTTTCGCGACCAAGTTCTATACGTCGGAGGGCAATTACGACCTGGTCGGGAACAACTTCCCGGTCTTCTTCATCCAGGACGGCATCAAGTTCCCCGACTTCGTGCACGCGGTGAAGCCGGAGCCGCACAACGACATCCCGACGGGCGCGTCCGCCCACGACACCCTCTGGGACTTCGTGTCGCTGCAGCCGGAGACCCTGCACGCGATCATGTGGCTGATGTCGGACCGGGCGATCCCGCGCAGCTACCGCATGATGCAGGGCTTCGGTGTGCACACGTTCCGTTTCGTGACCGCCGACGGGCGCGGCACGTTCGTCAAGTTCCACTGGAAGCCGAAGCTGGGCACGCACTCGCTGGTGTGGGACGAGGCGCAGGAATGCCAGGGCCGGGACCCGGACTTCAACCGCCGCGACCTGTGGGACGCGATCGAGGCCGGTGAATACCCGGAGTGGGAGCTGGGGGTCCAACTCGTGCCGGAGGAGGACGAGTTCGCCTTCGACTTCGATCTGCTCGACGCCACGAAACTCATTCCGGAGGAGCAGGTGCCGGTCCGGCCGATCGGCCGAATGGTGCTGGACCGCAACCCCGAGAACTTCTTCGCCGAGACGGAGCAGGTGGCCTTCCACACCGCCAATGTCGTCCCGGGCATCGACTTCACCAACGACCCGCTCCTCCAGGCCCGCAACTTCTCCTATCTGGACACCCAGTTGATCCGCCTCGGCGGACCCAACTTCTCCCAGTTGCCGGTGAACCGCCCGGTGGCACCGGTGCGCACCAACCACCGTGACGGCTACCACCAGTCGGCGGTGCACGGCGGCACGAACTACTTCCCCAACTCCCTGGGCGGCGGCTGTCCGGCCCACGCGGGCGGCGACCCGCACGCCTACCGCCACCACGCCGAGCGCGTCGACGGCGCCAAGATCCGCCGCCGCAGCGAGAGTTTCAAGGACCACCACAGCCAGCCCGCCCTGTTCTGGAACAGCATGGCCCCCTGGGAGCAGGAGCACATCGTGGCGGCCTTCCGCTTCGAACTCGGCAAGGTGGGCGCCCTCACCGTCCGGGCCCGCACGGTGGAGCAACTGGCCAAGGTGGACCCGCGGTTGGCGGCCGAGGTGGCCAAGGGCATCGGCGTTCCGACCCCGACGGACACCGAGCCGCCGGCGTACAAGCTCACCTCGCCCGCGCTCAGCCTGGAGTCCCAGCGCGGCCCCGGTTCCCTCCGCACCCGCCGGATCGCCGTCCTGGTCGCGGACGGCGTGGACGCGGAGCAGGTGACCGGTGTGCGGGAGGCACTGGCGGCCGAGGGTGCGGTCGTCGAGGCGCTGGCGGCCGAGGACGGCACCGTGCGCGGCGCGGACGGCGCGGAGTACACCGTGGACCGGGCCCTGCCGACGATGGCGTCCGTCCTCTACGACGCGGTGCTGCTTCCCGGCGGCCCCGTGGCCACCCCGCCCTCCGCGGCCGACCCCGACGCCATGCGTTTCGTCCGCGACGCCTACCGTCACGGCAAACCGATCGGCGCGCTCGGCTCCGGGGTGGGCGTCGTCGCGGCCCTGCGACCCGAGGGGATACGCCTCTCCTCGGAGTTCCATCACGTGGTGGCGGACCGGGGTGTCGTGACGGACACCGCCCAGGGCCGGGTGGGCGACGAGTTCACCCGCGAGTTCCTGGCGGCGATCGCGGCCCACCGTCACCGGGGCCGCCCGCCGGCCCGCTGCTGA
- a CDS encoding type 1 glutamine amidotransferase domain-containing protein → MRIAFLTAPEGVEQIELTEPWQAAKNAGHEPVLVSTTSGRVQGFDHLDKADTFPVDAVVGETPAESFDALVLPGGVANPDFLRMDEQAVSFVREFFERGRPVAAICHAPWTLVEADVVRGRVLTSWPSLRTDIRNAGGTWVDEQVRICDHGPNKLVTSRKPDDLKAFCEAFLDVFSEEAAR, encoded by the coding sequence ATGCGTATCGCATTCCTGACCGCACCCGAGGGTGTCGAGCAGATCGAGCTGACCGAGCCATGGCAGGCGGCGAAGAACGCCGGGCACGAGCCCGTGCTGGTGTCGACGACGTCCGGACGGGTCCAGGGCTTCGACCACCTCGACAAGGCGGACACGTTCCCGGTGGACGCCGTGGTGGGCGAGACCCCGGCCGAGTCGTTCGACGCTCTGGTCCTGCCCGGTGGAGTGGCCAATCCGGACTTCCTGCGCATGGACGAGCAGGCCGTCTCCTTCGTCCGGGAGTTCTTCGAGCGGGGCCGCCCGGTCGCCGCGATCTGTCACGCACCGTGGACGCTGGTCGAGGCGGACGTGGTCCGGGGCCGGGTCCTGACCTCGTGGCCGAGCCTGCGGACGGACATCCGCAACGCGGGCGGCACCTGGGTCGACGAGCAGGTGCGGATCTGCGACCACGGCCCCAACAAGCTCGTCACCAGCCGCAAACCGGACGACCTCAAGGCGTTCTGCGAGGCGTTCCTGGACGTGTTCTCCGAGGAGGCCGCCCGATGA
- a CDS encoding Orn/Lys/Arg decarboxylase, with product MKRRESLPPPPPVRLPEPEELELEGVMLPRDAFFGPVEQVPLEEAVGRVAAEPASPYPPGVPVICPGERINRAVVEYLASGVEHGMYVPDPSDPQLRTLRVVAR from the coding sequence GTGAAGCGGCGCGAGTCGCTGCCGCCGCCTCCGCCCGTCCGGCTGCCCGAACCGGAGGAACTGGAGCTGGAGGGCGTGATGCTGCCCCGCGACGCGTTCTTCGGCCCGGTGGAGCAGGTACCGCTGGAGGAGGCGGTGGGCCGGGTGGCCGCCGAGCCCGCGAGTCCCTATCCGCCCGGAGTGCCGGTGATCTGCCCGGGCGAGCGGATCAACCGGGCGGTCGTGGAGTACCTGGCGTCCGGGGTGGAGCACGGCATGTACGTGCCGGACCCCTCGGACCCGCAGCTGCGCACCCTGCGGGTGGTGGCCCGATGA
- a CDS encoding CBS domain-containing protein, whose protein sequence is MAEFVRDVMTAGVVAVRPAASLVEAARLMRAKDVGDVLVAAHGQVVGVLTDRDIALRAVAAGADPLTVSAQAVCTPNPVVVGPDETVSVAEELMREHAIRRLPVVEDGHPVGMVSLGDLAVSRQPESALAHISRAEPDTRPGSTPT, encoded by the coding sequence ATGGCCGAGTTCGTGAGGGACGTCATGACGGCAGGGGTGGTGGCGGTCCGCCCGGCCGCCTCGCTCGTCGAGGCGGCGCGGCTGATGCGGGCCAAGGACGTCGGGGACGTTCTGGTCGCGGCGCACGGGCAGGTCGTGGGGGTCCTGACCGACCGCGACATCGCCCTGCGCGCGGTCGCCGCCGGCGCGGACCCGCTGACGGTGAGCGCCCAGGCCGTCTGCACCCCGAACCCGGTCGTGGTCGGCCCGGACGAGACGGTGTCGGTCGCCGAGGAGCTGATGCGCGAGCACGCGATACGCCGGCTTCCCGTCGTGGAGGACGGGCACCCGGTGGGCATGGTCAGCCTCGGCGACCTGGCCGTCTCCCGGCAACCGGAGTCGGCACTCGCCCACATCAGCCGCGCGGAGCCGGACACCCGGCCGGGCTCCACCCCGACCTGA
- a CDS encoding DUF2795 domain-containing protein: MQRGSDRLSAHRDDEMKQELQGLLRSGHPTRTEEWHDPEPYAEDDPEVAYGPVTPSRAPTRVAALQLELARVLGRTSFPAGPAELIGVLRGRHAPDALVEPLERLPRDARYDSAHRLAQAVVDAGEETGETGDETGGGAARPSAEGTESAHERDT; this comes from the coding sequence ATGCAGCGAGGCAGCGACAGGCTGAGCGCCCACCGCGACGACGAGATGAAGCAGGAACTCCAGGGGTTGCTCCGTTCGGGGCATCCCACCCGGACGGAGGAGTGGCACGACCCCGAGCCCTACGCCGAGGACGACCCGGAGGTCGCGTACGGGCCGGTGACGCCCAGCCGGGCGCCCACACGGGTGGCGGCGCTGCAACTGGAGCTGGCCCGGGTCCTGGGCCGTACGTCCTTCCCGGCGGGGCCCGCCGAGCTGATCGGGGTCCTACGGGGCCGGCACGCCCCGGACGCGCTCGTGGAGCCCTTGGAGCGGCTGCCGCGGGACGCGCGCTACGACTCGGCGCACCGGCTCGCGCAGGCGGTGGTCGACGCCGGGGAAGAGACCGGTGAGACCGGTGACGAGACCGGGGGCGGTGCGGCGCGGCCCTCGGCCGAGGGCACGGAATCCGCACACGAGCGGGACACATAG
- a CDS encoding AbfB domain-containing protein, giving the protein MSLPSVNSPTRWLRHHSYELKLDVNDGATAFARDTKFPWTAGLAESTCTFFRSHDFPTGHMTHWNHSLRIDPASTATDRADATFSIVY; this is encoded by the coding sequence GTGTCCTTGCCGTCGGTTAACTCCCCGACCCGCTGGCTGCGGCACCACAGCTACGAACTGAAGCTGGACGTCAACGACGGCGCCACCGCGTTCGCCCGTGACACCAAGTTCCCCTGGACAGCGGGCTTGGCCGAATCCACCTGCACGTTCTTCCGGTCCCACGACTTCCCGACTGGCCACATGACGCACTGGAACCACTCCCTGCGCATCGATCCCGCCTCCACCGCCACCGACCGCGCGGACGCCACCTTCTCCATCGTCTACTGA
- a CDS encoding lectin: MPHPAARRWTRRITAQVLAVGLAVLGLASLDRPEPPAPLSAEPAAVSTNQIGVTPPSMGWASWNTFFSSIDHNVIKQQADALVSSGMADAGYKYVNLDDGWWQGARDANGNIVVDENLWPGGMKAMADYIHSKGLKAGIYTDAGKDGCGYYFPTTRPAAPNTGMEGHYQQDLETFQRWGFDYVKIDWCGGQAEKLDQEATYKQIAAANEAASAVTGRKLVLSFCEWGTGLPWNWATGHGDLWRTSHDVFLRGETPSMTKMYRNFDESLQSAAQHTGYYNDPDMLMVGLNSMTAQRNRLHMSLWSISGAPLLAGNNVATMSTETRDILTNPEVLAIDQDPRGLQGVKVAEDTRGLQVYDKVLSGTGKRAVMLFNRTGSAANITVRWADLGLTTASATVRNAWTRTDAGSFATGYTTSVPANDAVLLTVSGTETAGSTFEDTTTATTPTFSNVTASSAGTKLVDITYANGGTTARKATIQVNGQYAYRVAFPPTGSATTYRTVSVLAHLAKGANTVKFAAVSGSTAPDVDALRVQGIPGTDGAALVGSPSARCLDIEKNTNVNGTQAQLWDCAGGRNQTFTQTSRGELVVYGNKCLDANNSGTTNGTKVIIWDCTGGTNQKWTANSGGTITNNLSGLCLDASNAATANGTKLILWTCTGAANQKWTLT, translated from the coding sequence ATGCCCCACCCCGCCGCACGAAGATGGACCAGACGCATCACCGCCCAGGTCCTCGCCGTCGGACTCGCCGTCCTGGGTCTGGCGAGCCTCGACCGGCCCGAGCCGCCGGCGCCCCTGTCCGCCGAACCGGCCGCCGTCAGCACCAACCAGATCGGTGTCACCCCGCCGTCGATGGGCTGGGCGTCCTGGAACACCTTCTTCAGCAGCATCGACCACAATGTGATCAAGCAGCAGGCCGATGCCCTGGTCTCCTCCGGCATGGCTGACGCCGGCTACAAGTACGTCAACCTGGATGACGGCTGGTGGCAGGGCGCCCGTGACGCCAACGGCAACATCGTCGTCGACGAGAATCTGTGGCCGGGCGGCATGAAGGCGATGGCCGACTACATCCACAGCAAGGGCCTGAAGGCCGGCATCTACACCGACGCGGGCAAGGACGGCTGCGGCTACTACTTCCCCACCACCCGGCCCGCCGCCCCCAACACCGGTATGGAGGGCCACTACCAGCAGGACCTGGAAACCTTCCAGCGCTGGGGCTTCGACTACGTCAAGATCGACTGGTGCGGTGGCCAGGCAGAGAAGCTGGACCAGGAGGCGACGTACAAGCAGATCGCCGCCGCGAACGAGGCCGCCTCCGCAGTCACCGGCCGCAAGCTGGTGCTGTCCTTCTGCGAGTGGGGCACCGGACTGCCCTGGAACTGGGCCACCGGTCACGGCGACCTGTGGCGCACCAGCCACGACGTCTTCCTGCGCGGGGAGACGCCGAGCATGACGAAGATGTACCGCAACTTCGACGAATCCCTCCAGTCGGCTGCCCAGCACACTGGCTACTACAACGACCCCGACATGCTGATGGTCGGCCTGAATAGCATGACCGCCCAGCGCAACCGGCTCCACATGAGCCTGTGGTCCATCTCCGGCGCCCCGCTGCTGGCCGGCAACAACGTGGCCACGATGAGCACCGAGACCCGCGACATCCTCACCAACCCCGAGGTCCTCGCCATCGACCAGGACCCGCGCGGCCTGCAGGGCGTCAAGGTCGCCGAGGACACCCGCGGCCTCCAGGTGTACGACAAGGTGCTCTCCGGCACCGGCAAGCGCGCGGTGATGCTGTTCAACCGCACCGGATCCGCAGCGAACATCACCGTCCGCTGGGCCGACCTCGGCCTGACCACCGCCTCCGCCACCGTGCGCAACGCCTGGACCCGCACCGACGCCGGATCCTTCGCCACCGGCTACACCACCTCCGTCCCCGCCAACGACGCGGTGCTCCTGACCGTCTCCGGCACCGAGACCGCCGGCTCCACCTTCGAGGACACCACCACCGCCACCACCCCGACGTTCAGCAACGTCACGGCCTCGTCCGCGGGCACGAAGCTGGTGGACATCACGTACGCCAACGGTGGCACCACCGCGCGCAAGGCCACCATCCAGGTCAACGGCCAGTACGCGTACCGCGTGGCCTTCCCGCCTACCGGCTCGGCCACCACCTACCGCACCGTCTCCGTGCTCGCCCACCTGGCCAAGGGCGCCAACACCGTCAAATTCGCCGCGGTCTCCGGCAGTACCGCACCGGACGTCGACGCTCTCCGCGTCCAGGGCATCCCCGGCACCGACGGGGCAGCCCTGGTCGGCTCCCCCTCGGCCCGCTGTCTGGACATCGAGAAGAACACCAACGTCAACGGCACCCAGGCACAGCTGTGGGACTGTGCCGGCGGGCGCAACCAGACCTTCACGCAGACCTCGCGCGGCGAACTCGTCGTCTACGGCAACAAGTGCCTCGACGCCAACAACAGCGGCACCACCAACGGCACCAAGGTCATCATCTGGGACTGCACAGGCGGCACCAACCAGAAGTGGACCGCCAACTCAGGCGGCACCATCACCAACAACCTCTCCGGCCTCTGCCTCGACGCCTCGAACGCGGCAACCGCCAACGGCACCAAACTGATCCTGTGGACCTGCACCGGAGCGGCCAACCAGAAGTGGACACTCACCTGA
- a CDS encoding RICIN domain-containing protein — translation MLLEIRGEREIFLHNETPPPPSGGPIVGADSRRCLDVPNASQTHSTRAQLRDFSGGTKQQ, via the coding sequence GTGCTACTTGAGATACGCGGCGAGCGGGAGATCTTCCTCCACAACGAGACGCCCCCGCCGCCGAGCGGCGGGCCAATCGTCGGCGCCGACTCCCGTCGCTGCCTGGACGTGCCGAACGCGTCGCAGACCCACAGCACCCGGGCCCAGCTGAGGGACTTCTCGGGCGGTACCAAGCAGCAGTAG
- a CDS encoding glycoside hydrolase family 43 protein translates to MARLLGRLAAILVAACLLFTSQALTTPEQAAAADPGYLMVHFTGEGSTNQQMYLSHSTDGLHWNDLNGGGMVLRSTLGTKGVRDPALVRAPGGDKYWIIATDLCIDCGQTWSQSINDGSRNLVVWESTDLVTWSQPWLLNVAGAIPDGRNAWAPEAIWDPATNDYVLYWATNKPLNGATKHRIYYARTSDFRSITTPQIYIDRPGSQEIIDTQIIEVPAGVGNYRYVRASGDGQITLEGSNSILGTWTNLGNLSGIGLTGSQVEGPMWMKFNGRNEWGLYLDQYASSGGYMPVTTTDPSNPAAYRKQASGSYNMGGTKKRHGWILNMTAAEESRVLTRWPNTAINRLQSYNFQDRYVRHTNLDVRIDPNVSPAQDSQFRMRTGLAGSGTVSFESVNFPGYFLRHAGFDFQLAYNDGTTAFANDATFRQVAGLADATWSSFQSYNYPDRYLRHYAYQLRLDPIANTTGRSDATFRVTS, encoded by the coding sequence ATGGCCAGGCTCCTCGGCCGGCTGGCGGCGATATTGGTCGCCGCCTGCCTACTCTTCACGTCCCAAGCCTTGACCACACCCGAGCAGGCCGCTGCCGCCGACCCGGGCTACCTGATGGTGCACTTCACCGGGGAGGGGTCGACTAACCAGCAGATGTACCTCTCGCACAGCACCGACGGCCTCCATTGGAACGACCTCAACGGTGGAGGCATGGTCCTGCGTTCCACCCTTGGCACGAAGGGGGTGCGCGACCCCGCCCTGGTCCGCGCCCCGGGTGGTGACAAGTACTGGATCATCGCGACCGACCTGTGCATCGACTGCGGGCAGACGTGGAGCCAGTCCATCAACGACGGCAGCCGCAATCTTGTGGTGTGGGAGTCGACAGACCTGGTCACCTGGTCACAGCCGTGGCTGCTCAACGTCGCCGGCGCGATCCCCGACGGGCGCAACGCGTGGGCGCCTGAGGCGATCTGGGACCCTGCGACCAACGACTACGTCCTGTACTGGGCGACGAACAAGCCCCTCAACGGTGCGACGAAGCACCGCATCTACTACGCCCGCACCAGCGACTTCCGCTCCATCACCACCCCGCAGATCTACATCGACCGCCCAGGCAGCCAGGAGATCATCGACACCCAGATCATCGAGGTGCCGGCGGGGGTCGGCAATTACCGCTACGTGCGGGCCTCCGGCGACGGTCAGATCACGCTCGAAGGCAGCAACTCGATCCTCGGGACGTGGACCAACCTCGGCAACCTCTCCGGCATCGGCCTCACCGGCTCTCAGGTCGAAGGCCCGATGTGGATGAAGTTCAACGGTCGCAACGAGTGGGGCCTCTACCTCGACCAGTACGCCTCCAGCGGCGGGTACATGCCGGTAACGACGACCGACCCCTCCAATCCCGCCGCTTACCGGAAGCAGGCGTCGGGAAGCTACAACATGGGCGGCACGAAGAAGCGCCACGGCTGGATCCTGAACATGACGGCCGCCGAGGAGAGCCGCGTGCTCACGCGCTGGCCCAACACCGCGATCAACCGGCTCCAGTCGTACAACTTCCAGGACCGGTACGTGCGGCACACCAACCTCGACGTGCGCATCGACCCCAACGTAAGCCCCGCCCAGGACTCCCAGTTCCGGATGAGAACCGGCCTGGCAGGCTCCGGCACCGTCTCCTTCGAGTCGGTCAACTTCCCCGGCTACTTCCTGCGGCACGCCGGATTCGACTTCCAGCTGGCCTACAACGACGGCACCACCGCCTTCGCCAACGACGCCACCTTCCGCCAGGTCGCCGGGCTCGCCGACGCGACATGGTCGTCGTTCCAGTCCTACAACTACCCCGACCGGTACCTCCGCCACTACGCCTACCAACTGCGGCTCGACCCGATCGCCAACACGACGGGCCGCAGTGACGCCACCTTCCGTGTGACGAGCTGA
- a CDS encoding Tn3 family transposase, giving the protein MIEGLLRHCTDAEIESNHVDTHDTSVVGFAFTELLNFRLLPRLKNAGSIPLYRRPVRLACARCLPDAQSAGRPTAASRPWRSGTARTPCSTTARTAP; this is encoded by the coding sequence ATGATCGAGGGCCTGCTGCGGCACTGCACGGACGCCGAGATCGAGTCCAACCACGTCGACACGCACGACACGAGTGTCGTCGGATTCGCCTTCACCGAGCTGCTCAACTTCCGTCTGCTGCCGAGGCTGAAGAATGCCGGCAGCATCCCCCTGTACCGACGCCCCGTCCGGCTGGCCTGCGCTCGGTGCCTCCCTGACGCGCAATCCGCTGGGAGACCCACGGCGGCCTCCAGGCCGTGGAGAAGTGGAACAGCGCGAACACCGTGCTCCACTACCGCCAGGACGGCGCCCTGA
- a CDS encoding GntR family transcriptional regulator: protein MEKSQPTGDRAVAPARRRGLADEVADRIREAIFSGAYAPGAPLREVELSGTLQVSRGPVREALRVLEREGLVHCAWHRGTVVTTLSAEDVAELDSLRGALEDLAVQQVIAHASEEDLATIEKAAGVMDRTTDSHAMVRLDIAFHDAVFAATGHQRLVAAWETIRCQVHLFLLTRIGLSTEGYLDCIPQEHQALAAALRARDAQAALPLFAVHRRHAVDVVTGTSNPA, encoded by the coding sequence ATGGAGAAGAGTCAACCCACAGGAGATCGCGCGGTGGCCCCCGCCCGCCGCCGCGGACTGGCCGACGAGGTCGCCGACCGGATCCGGGAGGCGATCTTCAGCGGCGCGTACGCCCCCGGGGCACCGCTGCGAGAGGTCGAACTCTCCGGCACACTGCAGGTCAGCAGGGGGCCGGTGCGTGAGGCTCTGCGCGTACTGGAGCGCGAGGGACTCGTGCACTGCGCCTGGCACCGGGGCACCGTGGTCACGACGCTGTCCGCCGAGGATGTCGCCGAGCTGGACAGCCTGCGCGGCGCGCTTGAGGATCTCGCTGTCCAGCAGGTCATCGCACACGCCTCCGAGGAGGACCTCGCCACCATCGAGAAGGCGGCCGGCGTGATGGACCGTACGACGGATTCGCACGCCATGGTCCGCCTGGACATCGCCTTCCACGACGCCGTCTTCGCCGCCACCGGCCACCAGCGTCTCGTCGCGGCCTGGGAGACCATCCGCTGCCAGGTCCACCTGTTCCTGCTGACCCGCATCGGCCTCAGCACCGAGGGCTACCTCGACTGCATCCCCCAGGAGCACCAGGCGCTGGCCGCCGCCCTGCGCGCCCGCGACGCCCAGGCCGCGCTCCCGCTCTTCGCCGTCCACCGCCGCCATGCGGTGGACGTCGTCACCGGCACGTCGAACCCGGCCTGA
- a CDS encoding NAD(P)H-binding protein, translating to MKVFQIGAAGGVGRRLAGLLSARGDEVTGMHRSPAQADTIRATGATPVTGDLIADSVEELAGKLAGHDAVVFSAGAHGTGMDKTTLIDGKGLEKAAAAAEISGVPRFVLVSVFPDALRGGGASEGFEHYARVKKSADVYLTRTSLDWLIVRPGTLLDGPGTGRVAAGPAVEYGDVHRDDVAAFIDAALHEPALSRVIVELTSGDTPVADAVARLA from the coding sequence ATGAAGGTGTTCCAGATCGGTGCCGCCGGCGGTGTCGGCAGGAGGCTCGCCGGCCTGCTGTCCGCGCGCGGCGACGAGGTGACCGGCATGCACCGCAGCCCGGCCCAGGCCGACACGATTCGCGCGACCGGTGCGACGCCGGTGACCGGCGATCTGATCGCCGACTCTGTGGAAGAGCTCGCCGGCAAGCTGGCCGGGCACGACGCAGTGGTGTTCTCGGCCGGTGCCCACGGGACCGGCATGGACAAGACCACGCTCATCGACGGCAAAGGCCTGGAGAAGGCAGCCGCTGCGGCCGAGATCTCAGGAGTCCCGCGCTTCGTCCTCGTCTCCGTGTTCCCCGACGCTTTGCGCGGCGGTGGAGCGTCCGAAGGCTTTGAGCACTATGCCAGGGTCAAGAAGAGCGCGGACGTCTATCTCACCCGCACCAGTCTGGACTGGTTGATCGTCCGCCCGGGCACGCTGCTGGACGGACCGGGTACCGGGCGGGTCGCCGCCGGGCCCGCTGTCGAATACGGCGACGTACACCGCGACGATGTCGCCGCGTTCATCGACGCCGCCCTGCACGAGCCCGCCCTCAGCCGCGTCATCGTCGAGCTGACCTCCGGCGACACCCCCGTCGCGGACGCGGTCGCGCGCCTCGCCTGA